Below is a window of Alphaproteobacteria bacterium DNA.
AGCCGGGGCGGGACGCCATCAACGACGCAGCCGATCGCCTCCCCGTGGCTTTCGCCCCAGGTGGTGAAGCGGAAAAGCTGGCCGAATGTGTTGCCGGGCATGGCCGCGCCTTTCTAAACCACCGAAATGTCGGGGGCGTCCGTGCGCTTCATACCGACAATGTTGTAGCCGCAATCGACGTGGTGGATTTCGCCGGTAACGCCCGAGGACAAGTCACTCACGAGATACAGGGCGCTGCCGCCCACCTCGTCGATCGAGACATTGCGCCGCAGGGGTGAGTTGTATTCGTTCCACTTCAGGATATAGCGAAAATCACCGATGCCCGAAGCCGCCAGGGTCTTGATCGGACCGGCAGAGATCGCGTTTACGCGGACCGCGCGATCGCCGAGATCCATGGCCAGATACTTGACGCTGGCCTCGAGTGCCGCCTTGGCCACGCCCATCACATTGTAATGCGGCATGACCCGTTCGGCGCCGAAATAGGTCAGCGTGACCATGCTGCCGCCGTCCCGCATGAGCGGCGCGGCGCGCCGGCAGCAGGCGGTGAACGAATAACACGAGATATCCATCGTCTGGCGGAAGTTCTCTCGCGTGGTATCGAGATAACCGCCCTTCAGTTCTTCCTTGTCGGAAAATGCGACTGCATGAACCAGGAAATCGAGTTTGCCCCATTCCTTTTCGACCGTGGCAAAGAGCTGGTCGAGGCTGGTCTCGTCGCCGACATCGCAGGGCAGCACCAGACTGGCGCCGAGCTGTTCCGCCAAGGGGCGGACGCGTTTTTCGAGCGCCGCATTCTGAAACGTCACGGCCAGATCGGCGCCCGCTTCCGCGATGGCCTTTGCAATGCCCCAGGCGATAGAGCGATCATTTGCTATGCCCAGGATGAGGCCCTTGCGGCCCGCCATGATTCCGCGTCCGTCGCTCATGTCGTCCCCGATTTTCCCCTGTCTGAGAGCCCGACCGGCCCTGTTGGATGGATTGCGCGGCATCCTACACGAAAGCTGCGGGGGCGGAACCCCCTGACCGGCCTCCGGCATGATTGCGGCATTTTGCCTAAATCGTTTATAAACAAGAAAATTTTGGAAGCCTGGCCAGGGGAGACAAGCCGATGCATGAGCGGTGGAAAGAGCGCCTGAGGGACGGGCTGTCCTTCCCCGCCTTCGTCCTGCGGCGGTTCGGGCAGGATGACTGCCTGCGCGTCGCCGCCTCTCTCAGCTACACGTCGCTGCTTGCCCTGGTGCCGCTCCTGACAATTGCGTTCGCCATCTTTTCGGCCTTTCCCGTCTTCGAGGAGGTCGAGGCGCAGGTCCGCACCGAGATCCTGGGCGTTCTGGTTCCCCATGCGGGGGCCAATATCGATTCCCACGTTGCCGCTTTCATCGACAACACCCGCAAGCTGACCGGGGTCGGCATCGCTGCTTTGGGCGTCACGGCCCTCTTGTTGTTCGTAACGATCGAGAACGCCTTCAATCGAATTTGGCGGGTCAAGCGCCCCCGGGGGATCCTGTTCCGGCTCACCACTTTCTGGGCAATCCTGACTCTGGCGCCGCTTCTGATCGGAGCCAGCCTGTCACTGAATGGCCAGTTGCAGGAAGCGGCCAGTGTCCTGGGCGCGGACCAGGTCGCCACGGCGGCGGGCCTCGGGCCACAGGGTGTATTGCGCCAGCTTATCCCGCTCGCTCTTCAGATAGCCGCCTTCAGCGTCATTTTCATTCTGCTCCCCAATCGGCGTGTGACTGCGCTGCACGCGGTCTCGGGCGCGGTGGTGGCGGCAGTATTTTTCCAGCTTCTCAAGTTCGGGTTCGGCCAGTATGTCCGCGGCGCCTCTTACGAAACCGTGTACGGCGCGCTGGCGACCCTGCCCCTGTTCCTGATCTGGATGTATCTGTCCTGGGCGGTGGTGTTGCTTGGTGCCGTGGTCACCGCCTCGGTGCCGGAATGGCGGATCGAGAAATATGCCGGCCGCGATATCTCGGGGCGTTATGCCGACAGGCTCGAGCGGACTCTCGCCGTGCTGGGAGCCTTGCGTCAGGCGCACCGGGCCGGCCGGCAGATCCGGGTGCCGGGTGTGGCGGCGGCCTCCGGCCTCAAGCGGGGGGTGGCGGAACGGACGCTTGAGACCCTGCAGGAAATCGACTGGGCGCGCGGCTTTTCGGCGGGCGCCTGGATGCTGGCCCGCGACCTGGGCGACGTCACGTTGAACGATCTTTGCGTCGCACTCGGCATGGGCATCCCCGAGGACAGTTTCCACCCCTTCCAGTCTCGCCAGGCCGAGCTCGACGCCTGGCGCCAGACCCTGCATCCGGTCCTCGATCAGGCGCGGCGCTCACAGCAGGAAACCCTGGGCATGAGCGTGGCCGAACTCCTCGATCGGCAGGCGAAGGACCGGACGGCCGGGGAAGAGGCGGCCCAGTAACGGCCGGGTTCAGGGCCGCCGCCCATGTTTTGCCAACCTCTCAAATGAGAGTGGGGGTCAGCTGACGATC
It encodes the following:
- the fabI gene encoding enoyl-ACP reductase FabI, producing MSDGRGIMAGRKGLILGIANDRSIAWGIAKAIAEAGADLAVTFQNAALEKRVRPLAEQLGASLVLPCDVGDETSLDQLFATVEKEWGKLDFLVHAVAFSDKEELKGGYLDTTRENFRQTMDISCYSFTACCRRAAPLMRDGGSMVTLTYFGAERVMPHYNVMGVAKAALEASVKYLAMDLGDRAVRVNAISAGPIKTLAASGIGDFRYILKWNEYNSPLRRNVSIDEVGGSALYLVSDLSSGVTGEIHHVDCGYNIVGMKRTDAPDISVV
- a CDS encoding YihY family inner membrane protein, with protein sequence MHERWKERLRDGLSFPAFVLRRFGQDDCLRVAASLSYTSLLALVPLLTIAFAIFSAFPVFEEVEAQVRTEILGVLVPHAGANIDSHVAAFIDNTRKLTGVGIAALGVTALLLFVTIENAFNRIWRVKRPRGILFRLTTFWAILTLAPLLIGASLSLNGQLQEAASVLGADQVATAAGLGPQGVLRQLIPLALQIAAFSVIFILLPNRRVTALHAVSGAVVAAVFFQLLKFGFGQYVRGASYETVYGALATLPLFLIWMYLSWAVVLLGAVVTASVPEWRIEKYAGRDISGRYADRLERTLAVLGALRQAHRAGRQIRVPGVAAASGLKRGVAERTLETLQEIDWARGFSAGAWMLARDLGDVTLNDLCVALGMGIPEDSFHPFQSRQAELDAWRQTLHPVLDQARRSQQETLGMSVAELLDRQAKDRTAGEEAAQ